The following proteins are co-located in the Cupriavidus pauculus genome:
- the lolB gene encoding lipoprotein insertase outer membrane protein LolB, translated as MLRSRRLALLCVAAPFWLAACSTITPSRNFDAGEAARSEQYTGRFAANYTRYGRSEGVQGSFRWEEQGRNVRLDLVSPLGQTLAVVTSTPSGATLDLPNEAPRNAPEVDSLMEQALGFSLPVSGMRDWLHGRPAAGRPASVTRDANGRPDTLKQNGWTVRYVAWQEPAEGAAPAAAQPRRIDMARDGNEAPLSVRLVIDPKSEQ; from the coding sequence ATGCTCCGATCCCGACGCCTGGCCCTGCTTTGCGTGGCCGCCCCGTTCTGGCTTGCCGCGTGCAGCACCATCACCCCGTCCCGCAACTTCGACGCCGGCGAAGCCGCCCGCAGCGAGCAGTACACGGGCCGCTTTGCCGCCAACTACACGCGCTACGGCCGCAGCGAGGGCGTGCAGGGCAGCTTCCGCTGGGAAGAACAGGGCCGCAACGTGCGACTGGACCTGGTATCGCCGCTTGGCCAGACGCTGGCCGTGGTCACCAGCACGCCGTCCGGCGCCACGCTCGACCTGCCCAACGAGGCGCCGCGCAACGCGCCCGAGGTGGACAGCCTGATGGAGCAGGCGCTGGGCTTCTCGCTGCCCGTATCGGGCATGCGCGACTGGCTGCACGGCCGCCCCGCCGCTGGCCGGCCCGCCAGCGTCACGCGCGACGCGAACGGCCGCCCGGACACGCTGAAGCAGAACGGCTGGACCGTGCGCTACGTGGCGTGGCAGGAGCCCGCCGAAGGCGCCGCCCCGGCGGCCGCGCAGCCGCGCCGCATCGACATGGCGCGCGACGGCAACGAAGCGCCGCTGTCCGTGCGGCTCGTGATCGATCCCAAGTCCGAACAATGA
- the ispE gene encoding 4-(cytidine 5'-diphospho)-2-C-methyl-D-erythritol kinase, with protein sequence MQTVTAGAALPPPDLRDCPAPAKLNLFLHVTGRRPDGYHTLQTVFQLIDWSDTLHFRRRDDGVIARATDIPGVPADTDLVVRAARALQQASGTHFGADIAIDKILPMGGGIGGGSSDAATTLLALNHLWGTALPRADLMRIGLALGADVPVFVFGQNAFAEGVGEELTPVALPASWFVVIHPRQHVPTAAIFSDERLTRNSPISIVADFAACTNKFAFGRNDLQAVATAKFGEVARALEWLTEYSPHARMTGSGACVFARFEDEAEARKVMERLPPEWDGRCVRSLSQHPLATFA encoded by the coding sequence ATGCAAACCGTGACCGCCGGCGCCGCGCTGCCGCCCCCGGACCTGCGCGACTGCCCCGCGCCGGCCAAGCTCAACCTGTTCCTGCACGTGACGGGCCGCCGCCCCGACGGCTACCACACGCTGCAGACCGTGTTCCAGTTGATCGACTGGTCGGATACGCTGCACTTCCGCCGCCGCGACGACGGCGTGATCGCCCGCGCGACCGACATCCCCGGCGTGCCGGCCGACACCGACCTCGTGGTGCGCGCGGCCCGCGCGCTGCAGCAGGCCAGCGGCACGCATTTCGGCGCCGACATCGCCATCGACAAGATCCTGCCGATGGGCGGCGGCATCGGCGGCGGATCGTCCGATGCAGCCACCACGCTGCTGGCGCTGAACCACCTGTGGGGCACGGCGCTGCCGCGCGCCGATCTGATGCGCATCGGACTAGCGCTGGGCGCCGACGTGCCCGTGTTCGTGTTCGGCCAGAATGCCTTTGCCGAAGGCGTGGGCGAGGAACTGACGCCGGTGGCGCTGCCCGCCAGCTGGTTCGTCGTTATCCATCCGCGCCAGCATGTACCGACTGCGGCAATTTTTTCGGACGAACGCTTGACAAGAAATTCCCCGATCTCTATAGTTGCGGACTTCGCTGCTTGCACAAACAAATTCGCTTTCGGTCGCAACGACTTGCAAGCGGTAGCAACAGCGAAATTCGGCGAGGTTGCCCGAGCCCTTGAATGGCTGACAGAATACAGTCCGCATGCAAGGATGACCGGTTCCGGAGCCTGTGTTTTTGCCCGTTTCGAAGACGAGGCAGAGGCGCGGAAGGTGATGGAAAGGTTGCCGCCCGAGTGGGACGGCAGGTGTGTGAGAAGTTTGTCGCAACACCCGCTCGCAACGTTCGCATAG
- a CDS encoding ribose-phosphate pyrophosphokinase, with product MSVEGLMVFTGNANPKLAEAVVQHLGIPLGKALVGRFSDGEVQVEIQENVRGKHVIVLQSTCAPTNDNLMELMVMVDALKRASARSITAAMPYFGYARQDRRPRSARVAISAKIVANMLEVAGVERVLTMDLHADQIQGFFDIPVDNIYASPVLLGDLREKNYGDLLVVSPDVGGVVRARALAKQLDCDLAIIDKRRPKANVSEVMNIIGEVAGRNCVIMDDMIDTGGTLCKAAQVLKERGALKVFAYCTHPVLSGGAAARIAASSLDEVVVCDTIPLSDEARQSGKIRQVSTAPLLAETFTRIVKGDSIMSLFADH from the coding sequence ATGAGCGTCGAAGGCTTGATGGTATTTACCGGCAACGCCAACCCTAAACTCGCGGAGGCTGTCGTACAGCACCTCGGCATCCCGCTGGGCAAGGCACTTGTGGGCCGATTCTCCGACGGAGAAGTCCAGGTCGAAATCCAGGAAAACGTTCGCGGCAAGCACGTCATCGTGCTGCAGTCGACCTGCGCGCCGACCAACGACAACCTGATGGAACTGATGGTGATGGTCGATGCCCTGAAGCGCGCCTCGGCCCGCAGCATCACCGCCGCCATGCCCTACTTCGGCTATGCCCGCCAGGATCGCCGCCCGCGTTCGGCGCGCGTGGCCATCTCGGCCAAGATCGTGGCCAACATGCTGGAAGTGGCCGGCGTCGAGCGCGTCCTGACGATGGACCTGCACGCCGACCAGATCCAGGGCTTCTTCGATATCCCCGTCGACAACATCTACGCGTCCCCGGTGCTGCTGGGCGACCTGCGCGAGAAGAACTACGGCGACCTGCTGGTGGTGTCGCCTGACGTCGGCGGCGTGGTGCGCGCCCGTGCGCTGGCCAAGCAGCTCGACTGCGACCTGGCCATCATCGACAAGCGCCGCCCGAAGGCCAACGTTTCCGAGGTGATGAACATCATCGGTGAAGTGGCCGGCCGCAACTGCGTGATCATGGACGACATGATCGACACCGGCGGCACGCTGTGCAAGGCCGCCCAGGTGCTCAAGGAGCGTGGCGCGCTGAAGGTGTTCGCCTACTGTACCCACCCGGTGTTGTCCGGTGGCGCCGCTGCCCGCATCGCCGCATCCTCGCTGGACGAAGTGGTGGTCTGCGACACGATCCCGCTGTCGGACGAAGCGCGCCAGTCGGGCAAGATCCGCCAGGTCTCCACCGCCCCGCTGCTGGCCGAGACCTTCACCCGGATCGTCAAGGGCGACTCGATCATGTCGCTGTTTGCCGACCACTGA
- a CDS encoding 50S ribosomal protein L25/general stress protein Ctc, with the protein MKVVAFERSVQGTGASRRLRNSGKTPGIIYGGAAEPKMIELDHNALWHALKKEAFHSSILDLEVAGKSEKALLRAFQMHPFKPMVLHVDFQRVSASEKIHVKVPLHFMNQETAPGVKLGHGIVNHILNDLEVSCLPADLPEFIEVDLGAVELNQTIHLSDLKLPKGVTAITHGDDNPAVANISLPAGAQSAEAAEGEGETPAA; encoded by the coding sequence ATGAAAGTAGTAGCTTTCGAACGTAGCGTACAGGGTACGGGTGCGAGCCGCCGCCTGCGCAATTCGGGCAAGACGCCCGGCATCATCTACGGCGGCGCCGCCGAGCCGAAGATGATCGAACTGGATCACAACGCACTGTGGCACGCCCTGAAGAAGGAAGCGTTCCACTCGTCGATCCTGGACCTGGAAGTGGCTGGCAAGAGCGAGAAGGCACTGCTGCGCGCCTTCCAGATGCACCCGTTCAAGCCGATGGTGCTGCACGTCGACTTCCAGCGCGTGTCGGCGTCGGAAAAGATCCACGTGAAGGTGCCCCTGCACTTCATGAACCAGGAAACCGCTCCTGGCGTGAAGCTGGGCCACGGCATCGTGAACCACATCCTGAACGACCTGGAAGTGTCGTGCCTGCCGGCCGACCTGCCCGAGTTCATCGAAGTGGACCTGGGTGCTGTCGAGCTGAACCAGACCATCCACCTGTCGGACCTGAAGCTGCCGAAGGGCGTGACCGCCATCACCCACGGTGATGACAACCCGGCCGTGGCGAACATCTCGCTGCCGGCTGGCGCCCAGTCGGCCGAAGCCGCCGAAGGCGAAGGCGAAACGCCGGCTGCCTAA
- the pth gene encoding aminoacyl-tRNA hydrolase, with translation MIKLIVGLGNPGAEYEATRHNAGFWFVDQLARMGSTTLRVEGRFHGLAGRARLWDQDVWLLKPSTFMNRSGLSVVSLARFYKILPDEVLVAHDEMDLPAGAVKLKRGGGSGGHNGLKDISAHLTTQEYWRLRIGVGHPRNAPGGAAGGREDVVNFVLKPPRKEEQQAIDEAIDRSIGPIGVLARGESERAMMELHTGR, from the coding sequence ATGATCAAGCTCATCGTCGGCCTCGGCAACCCCGGGGCGGAATACGAGGCCACCCGGCACAACGCCGGCTTCTGGTTCGTCGACCAGCTCGCCCGCATGGGCAGCACCACGCTCCGGGTGGAAGGCCGCTTCCACGGCCTGGCCGGCCGCGCGCGGCTGTGGGACCAGGACGTCTGGCTGCTCAAGCCGTCGACCTTCATGAACCGCTCGGGCCTGTCGGTGGTATCGCTGGCGCGCTTCTACAAGATCCTGCCCGACGAGGTCCTCGTGGCGCACGACGAGATGGACCTGCCGGCCGGCGCGGTCAAGCTCAAGCGCGGCGGCGGCTCGGGCGGCCACAACGGCCTCAAGGACATCTCGGCCCACCTGACCACCCAGGAATACTGGCGCCTGCGCATCGGCGTGGGCCATCCGCGCAACGCGCCGGGCGGCGCGGCCGGCGGGCGCGAGGACGTCGTCAATTTTGTGCTCAAGCCGCCACGCAAGGAAGAGCAGCAGGCCATCGACGAGGCGATCGACCGCAGCATCGGCCCGATCGGCGTGCTGGCCCGCGGCGAGAGCGAGCGGGCGATGATGGAACTGCATACCGGGCGCTAG
- a CDS encoding YfhL family 4Fe-4S dicluster ferredoxin has product MALLITDDCINCDVCEPECPNEAISMGPEIYEIDPNKCTECVGHFDEPQCQQVCPVACIPKDPNRIESHEVLMQRYRLLTAAKHVA; this is encoded by the coding sequence ATGGCGCTACTGATCACCGACGACTGCATCAATTGCGACGTTTGTGAACCCGAGTGCCCGAACGAAGCCATCTCGATGGGGCCCGAGATCTACGAGATCGACCCCAACAAGTGCACCGAGTGCGTCGGCCACTTCGACGAACCGCAATGCCAGCAGGTCTGCCCTGTGGCTTGCATCCCGAAGGATCCGAACCGCATCGAATCGCACGAGGTGCTGATGCAACGCTACCGGCTGCTGACCGCCGCCAAGCACGTGGCCTGA
- the coaD gene encoding pantetheine-phosphate adenylyltransferase yields the protein MVVAVYPGTFDPMTRGHEDLVRRASNIFDELVVGVAHSPNKRPFFSLEERIGIAREVLGHYPNVRVEGFSGLLKDFVRKNNARVIVRGLRAVSDFEYEFQMAGMNRYLLPDVETMFLTPSDQYQFISGTFVREIAVLGGDVSKFVFPSVERWLNEKIGKPE from the coding sequence ATGGTCGTCGCCGTCTATCCCGGTACTTTTGATCCCATGACCCGGGGACACGAGGATCTCGTCCGTCGTGCGTCGAATATCTTCGACGAACTCGTGGTCGGCGTGGCGCACAGCCCCAACAAGCGCCCGTTCTTCTCGCTGGAGGAACGGATCGGCATCGCCCGCGAAGTGCTGGGGCACTACCCGAACGTCCGCGTGGAAGGCTTCTCGGGCCTGCTCAAGGATTTCGTGCGCAAGAACAATGCGCGGGTGATCGTCCGCGGCCTGCGCGCGGTGTCCGATTTCGAGTATGAGTTCCAGATGGCGGGCATGAACCGCTACCTGCTGCCCGACGTCGAGACGATGTTCCTGACGCCGTCTGACCAGTACCAGTTCATCTCCGGCACGTTCGTGCGCGAGATCGCCGTGCTCGGCGGCGACGTCAGCAAGTTCGTCTTCCCCTCCGTGGAGCGCTGGCTTAACGAGAAGATCGGCAAACCGGAATAA
- the rsmD gene encoding 16S rRNA (guanine(966)-N(2))-methyltransferase RsmD, whose translation MNSQSRPSPAPRGRTSLSRQPRQTPAQVRIIGGRWKRSLLPVLEAEGLRPTPDRVRETLFNWLGQDLTGLACLDLFAGSGALGFEAASRGAATVTLVEANPRVAKQLRDNQYKLDASQIRVVQADAFAAAAQMPADSFDVVFLDPPFAEDWIGPALEHAARLTRPGGVVYVESDKALVGADAPVPASLEVVRQARAGAVHFHLLQRREGHGAD comes from the coding sequence ATGAATTCGCAATCCCGACCTTCGCCCGCTCCGCGCGGGCGAACTTCTCTGTCCCGCCAGCCCCGCCAGACACCGGCCCAGGTGCGCATCATCGGCGGCCGCTGGAAACGCTCCCTGCTGCCGGTACTGGAGGCCGAAGGGCTCCGGCCCACGCCGGACCGCGTACGTGAAACGCTGTTCAACTGGCTGGGACAGGACCTGACCGGGCTGGCCTGCCTGGACCTGTTCGCCGGCTCCGGCGCGCTGGGTTTCGAGGCCGCCTCGCGTGGCGCGGCCACCGTGACGCTGGTGGAAGCCAATCCGCGCGTGGCCAAGCAGTTGCGCGACAACCAGTACAAGCTCGATGCGTCCCAGATACGCGTGGTCCAGGCCGACGCGTTCGCCGCCGCCGCGCAGATGCCGGCCGACAGCTTCGACGTGGTGTTCCTGGACCCGCCGTTTGCCGAGGACTGGATCGGCCCGGCGCTGGAACACGCCGCGCGGCTGACGCGGCCGGGCGGCGTGGTGTACGTGGAATCGGACAAAGCGCTGGTCGGCGCCGATGCGCCGGTGCCGGCGTCGCTGGAGGTCGTCCGCCAGGCGCGCGCCGGGGCCGTCCATTTCCATCTGCTGCAGCGTCGCGAGGGCCACGGCGCCGACTGA
- a CDS encoding M16 family metallopeptidase — MSLSVMTIASPRLLRRLAGAACGAAALLAVTVAHAAIPIESWTASTGAKVFFVPSPSIPMLDVNIDFDAGSRYDPPGKAGLATLAAALLDKGSSAQNGQPARNEAQIADAFADTGADFGGAAGGDRGGIGLRTLTTSPEREQSLRLASQLIKAPSYPDDVVAREKQRLITAIREGDTRPGVIADKTLSKAMYPNHPYGVSATPESVGSITREDLLKFWRDNYTAKRAVVTLIGAIDRKQAEQIAEDMTRGLPEGAAPPKLPDVQMSIPASEKRIPHPAQQASVAIGAPSIARGDADYFALLVGNYVLGGGGFSSRLTDQVREKRGLTYGVDSYFAPSKQPGPFSVTLQTKKENTNEALGLVRQILAKYVADGPTDAELKAAKDNLVNGFPLRIDSNRKLLTNVANIGWYGLPLGYLDTWTAQINKVTRDQVRAAFQRHVHPDALATVIVAGPEK, encoded by the coding sequence ATGTCCCTGTCCGTCATGACGATTGCGTCCCCGCGCCTGCTGCGCCGCCTGGCTGGCGCGGCCTGCGGGGCGGCCGCGCTGCTGGCCGTCACCGTGGCTCACGCGGCCATTCCCATCGAAAGCTGGACGGCGTCCACCGGCGCCAAGGTCTTCTTCGTGCCGAGCCCGTCGATCCCGATGCTCGACGTCAACATCGACTTCGACGCCGGCAGCCGCTACGACCCGCCCGGCAAGGCCGGCCTGGCGACGCTGGCCGCCGCGCTGCTCGACAAGGGCAGCAGCGCCCAGAACGGCCAGCCCGCCCGCAACGAGGCCCAGATTGCCGATGCCTTTGCCGATACCGGCGCCGACTTTGGCGGCGCGGCCGGCGGCGACCGCGGCGGCATCGGGCTGCGGACGCTGACGACGTCGCCCGAGCGCGAGCAGTCGCTGCGGCTGGCGTCGCAGCTGATCAAGGCGCCGTCCTATCCGGACGACGTCGTCGCGCGCGAGAAGCAGCGCCTGATCACGGCCATCCGCGAGGGCGACACGCGCCCGGGCGTGATTGCGGACAAGACGCTGTCGAAGGCGATGTACCCGAACCATCCCTACGGCGTGTCGGCCACGCCGGAGTCGGTGGGGTCGATCACGCGCGAGGACCTGCTCAAGTTCTGGCGCGACAACTACACGGCCAAGCGCGCCGTGGTCACGCTGATCGGCGCCATCGACCGCAAGCAGGCCGAGCAGATCGCCGAGGACATGACGCGCGGGCTGCCCGAGGGCGCCGCGCCGCCCAAGCTGCCTGACGTGCAGATGTCGATCCCGGCCAGCGAGAAGCGCATTCCGCATCCGGCCCAGCAGGCCAGCGTGGCCATCGGCGCGCCGTCGATCGCGCGCGGCGATGCGGACTACTTCGCCCTGCTGGTCGGCAACTACGTGCTCGGCGGCGGCGGCTTCAGCTCGCGGCTGACCGACCAGGTGCGCGAGAAGCGGGGACTCACCTACGGCGTGGACAGCTATTTCGCGCCGTCCAAGCAGCCGGGGCCGTTCAGCGTCACGCTGCAGACCAAGAAGGAAAACACCAACGAGGCGCTGGGCCTGGTGCGCCAGATCCTGGCGAAGTACGTGGCCGATGGCCCGACCGATGCCGAGCTGAAGGCGGCCAAGGACAACCTCGTCAACGGCTTTCCGCTGCGGATCGACAGCAACCGCAAGCTGCTGACCAACGTGGCCAACATCGGCTGGTATGGCCTGCCGCTGGGCTACCTGGACACGTGGACCGCGCAGATCAACAAGGTCACGCGCGACCAGGTGCGCGCGGCCTTCCAGCGCCACGTGCATCCGGACGCGCTGGCGACCGTGATCGTCGCCGGGCCGGAAAAGTGA
- a CDS encoding M16 family metallopeptidase, protein MNHCADLSGAGAARIVSPSTGAARFSRRLISTLIVATLAGPLAGTAMAQAQGEAARATTPQGPPSGMATAGKVGQTEAGTTEFRLANGMRVIVKEDHRAPTVAHQIYYRAGGSDEVSGTTGVAHMLEHMMFKGTPKVPIGEFSRQIALLGGRENALTNRDFTLYYQQIAKQYLPKMMELEADRMANLIIKKEEFEREMKVVMEERRLRTDDSPRGKVYEQLLATVYTAMPYRHPVIGWMDDLVNMRVEDVQNWYKTWYVPNNALLVVTGDVKADEVRAMAERYFGKLKPRPLPLRKTQLEAPQQGIKRIWVKAPAENPYIVLAYKVPRLHDVEKDVDPYALEVLSAVLNGYDNARLTRELVRQQRLADDVNVGYDSINRNESLFVLDGTPANGHTTEEIEKALREEIQRIAKNGVSEEELKRVKAQVVAGQIYKRDSVFGQGMEIGVAEISNISWRQIDRMLDKIKAVTPAQVQAVAGKYFSDDNLTVATLLPQPIDPNKPKTAAPEGLRH, encoded by the coding sequence ATGAACCATTGCGCTGACTTGTCCGGAGCGGGCGCCGCCCGCATCGTTTCGCCCTCCACCGGCGCCGCCCGATTCTCCCGGCGCCTGATCTCCACCCTCATCGTTGCCACCCTTGCCGGTCCGCTGGCGGGCACCGCCATGGCGCAGGCGCAGGGCGAAGCCGCCCGGGCCACCACGCCGCAGGGGCCGCCGTCCGGCATGGCGACGGCGGGCAAGGTGGGCCAGACGGAAGCCGGCACCACGGAATTCCGCCTGGCCAACGGCATGCGGGTCATCGTCAAGGAAGACCACCGGGCGCCCACCGTGGCGCACCAGATCTACTACCGCGCCGGCGGCAGCGACGAGGTCAGCGGCACCACGGGCGTGGCGCACATGCTCGAACACATGATGTTCAAGGGCACGCCGAAGGTGCCGATCGGCGAGTTCTCGCGCCAGATCGCGCTGCTGGGCGGCCGCGAGAACGCGCTGACCAACCGCGACTTCACGCTCTACTACCAGCAGATCGCCAAGCAGTACCTGCCCAAGATGATGGAACTGGAGGCCGACCGCATGGCCAACCTCATCATCAAGAAGGAGGAATTCGAGCGCGAGATGAAGGTGGTGATGGAAGAGCGCCGCCTGCGCACCGACGATTCCCCGCGCGGCAAGGTCTACGAACAGCTCCTGGCGACGGTCTACACGGCAATGCCGTACCGCCATCCGGTCATCGGCTGGATGGACGACCTGGTCAACATGCGCGTCGAGGACGTGCAGAACTGGTACAAGACCTGGTACGTGCCGAACAACGCGCTGCTGGTGGTGACCGGCGACGTGAAGGCCGACGAGGTGCGCGCGATGGCCGAGCGCTACTTCGGCAAGCTCAAGCCGCGGCCGCTGCCGCTGCGCAAGACGCAGCTTGAGGCGCCGCAGCAGGGCATCAAGCGCATCTGGGTCAAGGCGCCGGCCGAGAACCCGTACATCGTGCTGGCCTACAAGGTGCCGCGCCTGCACGACGTGGAGAAGGACGTCGACCCGTACGCGCTGGAAGTCCTGTCGGCCGTGCTCAACGGCTACGACAACGCCCGGCTGACGCGCGAACTGGTGCGCCAGCAGCGGCTGGCCGACGACGTCAACGTCGGCTACGACAGTATCAACCGCAACGAGTCGCTGTTCGTGCTCGACGGCACGCCGGCCAACGGCCACACCACCGAGGAAATCGAGAAGGCGCTGCGCGAGGAGATCCAGCGCATCGCGAAGAACGGGGTGTCCGAGGAAGAACTGAAGCGCGTCAAGGCGCAGGTGGTGGCCGGCCAGATCTACAAGCGCGACTCGGTCTTCGGCCAGGGCATGGAGATCGGCGTGGCCGAAATCTCCAATATCTCGTGGCGCCAGATCGACCGGATGCTCGACAAGATCAAGGCCGTCACGCCGGCGCAGGTGCAGGCCGTGGCCGGCAAGTACTTCAGCGACGACAACCTGACCGTGGCCACGCTGCTGCCGCAGCCGATCGACCCCAACAAGCCCAAGACCGCAGCGCCCGAAGGCCTGCGTCACTGA
- the ftsY gene encoding signal recognition particle-docking protein FtsY — protein sequence MFSFWKKRKAEPAPAPVEPPVAAPEPVSAPAQAPVPTPAPAPAPLPAPAPVPVPVPVPVPVPVPVPMPMPAPAPAPQPAPSPVPVPVPVPVPAQVPPPPPAPVAYEPPVVEELELVPPPAPTPEAKRGWMTRLKAGLSKTSRNIGVLFVGVKVDEALFEELETALLMSDAGVEATEYLLDQLRRRVKNDRIETAEGVKTALKDLLVELLKPLEKTMELGREQPLVMMIAGVNGAGKTTSIGKLCKHFQSYHQSVLLAAGDTFRAAAREQLTIWGERNNVTVVAQESGDPAAVIFDAVNAARARKIDIVMADTAGRLPTQLHLMEELKKVKRVVGKAMPTAPHECLLVIDANTGQNALAQTRAFDDALGLTGLIVTKLDGTAKGGILAAIARQRPIPVYFIGVGEKVEDLQPFRAEEFAEALLG from the coding sequence ATGTTTAGTTTCTGGAAGAAGCGCAAGGCCGAGCCGGCTCCCGCGCCCGTCGAGCCGCCGGTTGCCGCGCCGGAACCCGTGTCCGCGCCCGCCCAGGCTCCGGTCCCGACGCCCGCCCCCGCGCCGGCCCCGCTTCCCGCGCCCGCTCCGGTGCCGGTGCCAGTCCCCGTTCCGGTGCCTGTGCCTGTGCCTGTGCCGATGCCGATGCCGGCGCCGGCCCCCGCACCCCAGCCGGCGCCAAGCCCGGTGCCGGTTCCCGTCCCGGTCCCGGTGCCCGCGCAGGTCCCGCCGCCCCCGCCCGCCCCGGTCGCCTACGAGCCGCCAGTGGTCGAGGAACTCGAACTGGTTCCCCCGCCCGCGCCCACGCCCGAGGCCAAGCGCGGCTGGATGACGCGCCTGAAGGCGGGCCTGTCGAAGACAAGCCGCAACATCGGCGTGCTGTTCGTCGGCGTGAAGGTCGACGAGGCCCTGTTCGAGGAACTGGAAACCGCGCTGCTGATGTCCGACGCCGGCGTGGAGGCCACGGAATACCTGCTCGACCAGTTGCGCCGCCGCGTCAAGAACGACCGCATCGAGACGGCCGAAGGCGTCAAGACCGCGCTGAAGGACCTGCTGGTGGAGCTGCTCAAGCCGCTGGAAAAGACCATGGAACTGGGCCGCGAGCAGCCGCTGGTGATGATGATCGCCGGCGTCAACGGCGCGGGCAAGACCACCAGCATCGGCAAGCTCTGCAAGCACTTCCAGTCGTACCACCAGTCCGTGCTGCTGGCCGCCGGCGACACCTTCCGCGCCGCCGCGCGCGAGCAGCTGACGATCTGGGGCGAACGCAACAACGTGACCGTCGTCGCCCAGGAAAGCGGCGACCCGGCTGCCGTGATCTTCGACGCCGTGAACGCCGCCCGCGCCCGCAAGATCGACATCGTGATGGCCGACACGGCCGGCCGCCTGCCTACGCAGTTGCACCTGATGGAAGAACTCAAGAAGGTCAAGCGCGTGGTCGGCAAGGCGATGCCTACCGCCCCGCACGAATGCCTGCTGGTGATCGACGCCAACACGGGGCAGAACGCGCTGGCCCAGACCCGCGCATTCGACGACGCCCTGGGCCTGACCGGCCTGATCGTGACCAAGCTGGACGGCACGGCCAAGGGCGGCATCCTGGCAGCCATCGCCCGCCAGCGCCCGATCCCCGTCTACTTCATCGGCGTGGGCGAAAAGGTGGAAGACCTGCAGCCCTTCCGGGCCGAGGAGTTCGCGGAAGCGTTGCTGGGGTGA
- the maiA gene encoding maleylacetoacetate isomerase, which produces MALHSYFRSSASFRVRIALNLKGLPYDYKGVHLLKDGGMQLKPEYRALNADGVVPTLVVDGRPLIQSMAIIEYLDETHPEPALLPRDPFDRAIVRGLAQEIACEIHPLNNLRVLKYLKHTLKVEDDAKDAWYRHWIEQGFASLEINLSQLGHVGRYAFGDYPTLIDLCLVPQVFNSQRFNIDLTPFPTIARIHANCMELEAFQKAAPGAQPDSE; this is translated from the coding sequence CTGGCACTCCACAGCTACTTCCGCAGCTCGGCCTCGTTCCGCGTCCGCATCGCCCTGAACCTGAAGGGCCTGCCCTACGACTACAAGGGCGTGCACCTGCTCAAGGACGGTGGCATGCAGCTCAAGCCCGAGTACCGGGCCCTGAACGCCGACGGCGTGGTGCCGACGCTGGTGGTGGACGGCCGTCCGCTGATCCAGTCGATGGCCATCATCGAATACCTCGACGAGACCCACCCCGAGCCGGCACTGCTGCCCCGCGACCCGTTCGACCGCGCCATCGTGCGCGGCCTGGCCCAGGAAATCGCCTGCGAGATTCACCCGCTCAATAACCTGCGCGTGCTCAAGTACCTCAAGCACACGCTGAAGGTGGAGGACGACGCCAAGGATGCCTGGTACCGCCACTGGATCGAACAGGGCTTTGCATCGCTGGAAATCAACCTGTCGCAACTCGGCCACGTTGGCCGCTACGCGTTCGGCGACTATCCGACGCTGATCGACCTGTGCCTGGTGCCCCAGGTGTTCAATTCACAACGCTTCAACATCGACCTGACCCCGTTCCCGACCATCGCCCGCATCCACGCAAACTGCATGGAACTGGAAGCGTTCCAGAAGGCGGCACCGGGAGCGCAGCCGGATAGCGAGTGA